The Nocardioides houyundeii genome includes the window TCCTGGCCCGGGTAGCCCTCGGGGTGGAAGTCGCGCACCCGCCCGGCGATCGGGTAGGCACAGGCGTGCGGGATGTGCACCCCGGCGTTGCCGAAGCCCAGGCCGGCGAACGTCGCCGCGAGCGCCATCTGCTCCCGGGCGTGCGGGTCCCCGCCGTCGCGCACGGCGTCGCGGAACGAGCCGGCGAGCAGCGTGAGCGCCTTGCTGGCCCACATGTCCGCCACCGGGTTGGCCCCGCAGTAGGGCACCCGCTGCTCGGGCGCCTTGGCCTCGAAGTCGGCGTACCAGCGGGCGGTCCAGCTCTCCAGGGCGTGGCACAGGATGTCCATCCCGGCGGCCGCGGTGACCGCGGCGGGCTGGGTCATCGTCAGGTCCGGGTCCACCACGGCCAGCCGGGGGCGCAGCGCGGGGTGGCTGATCCCGGTCTTGACCTGCAGCGCCAGCACGTCGAGGACGCAGATGGTCGTGGACTCCGACCCGGTGCCGGTGGTGGTGGGCACGGCCACCAGCGGCAGCAGCGGCTGCTCGGGGGCGCGCGCCTTGCCGATGGGAGCGTTGAGGTAGTCCATCAGCTCGCCGGGGTTGGTGGTGAGCAGGTTGACCGCCTTGGCGGTGTCGATGCTGGAGCCGCCGCCCACCGCGATGATCGCGTCGAAGGGTCCGGCGTCCCGGGCGGCGGCGATGGCGTGCTCCAGCGAGGCGTCGGTGGGCTCCACGTGCACCTGGTCGTAGGTGGTGACGTCGAACCCCGCGGCGCCCAGCCGCTCCGCGATCCGGGCCGGGTGGCCGGTGGCGGCCACGCCGGCGTCGGTGACCAGCAGCACCCGCCGCGCGCCGAGCTGACCCAGGTCGTGGGCGAGCTCGGTGGAGGCTCCCCTGCCGAACTTCAACGCGGGCGCCGCGTAGGTGAAGACCTGCTCGGTCAAGACGCTTCCCTTCGGTGGTGGACTCAGTCGGGCTGGCTCGCGGCCCGGGCCGCGAGCACAGCGTGCCGCACCACGTCCAGAACCTCCACCGTCCCGGCCTTGATCTGTGCGAGCGGCACAAAGGCCACGGCGTCGGTGGTGCCGTCCGTCTCCGCGACCCGGGGCTCGGCGCCGGGGGCCACCTCGGCCCGGAAGAGCAGGTGCACCCCGTGGAAGTCCTCGAAGCGCCCGCGCGGGGCGGTCCCGGAGAAGTGCACGTCGTGCACCGTGAGCAGCGGCCCGACGGTGCACTGGACCCCGCACTCCTCGGCGACCTCGCGCACCAGCGCCGAGACCGGTGCCTCACCGTGGTCCACCCCGCCCCGGGCAGGGTCCAGGTCCCGGCGTGGAAGCCGCGCGGAGAGATCCTGGTCAGGAGCACCTCGTCCTCGGCACGCAGCGCGTCGGCCGCGGAGCCGCGGGTGATCAGCGCGTACGCCGCGAGCCGCTGCAGCCGTACCGGCCGGAGGTCCCGCAGCGCCTCGGTGACCATCGGGACCACGGGCAGCGCACCGGACTCCACGTCGGCGACGGGGTGCCAGGCCGCCTCGACGGTCGACCCGTCGACCTCCTGCACCTCCGGGGCCGGCGAGTCAGGAGGCACCCAGCCCTCGTAGACGATCCGGATGGCGTGCGCGTCCACCACGCGCCCCTCCCGGCGCACGCCGGGCATGTGGGCGGAGTAGACGTGCGCGGTCTCGCTCACGGTGGCCGCCAGCCCGGTCTCCTCCATCACCTCGCGCACCACGGCCAGCCGTGGCTCCTCGCCGTGGTCCAGCCCGCCGCCGGGCAGCGTCCAGAGCTCGTGCGGGGAGACCCGCTCGGCCAGCCGGCTCAGCAGGATCTCCTCCACCGCGCCGTCGAGCCGGCGCCTGATCACGGCGTACGCCGCCACCCGCTGGTGCAGGGGCAGGGGTCCTCGCGGCGTCATGCCCCCAACCTAGGCGATAGGGCCGAGCCGCGCGGATGATCGATATGGTGGCTGGATGCCTGGACGTCGGGACCCGTGGTTGGACAACGCGAAGGCGATCCTGGTCATCCTCGTCGTGGTCGGGCACGCCATCGTGCTGCTGCCCTACGGCGATCCCAAGTCCCGGGTCTACGACTTCCTCTACTACTTCCACATCCCCGCCTTCGTGCTCGTCTCGGGCTACCTCTCGCGCACGTTCGCGTGGACTCCGCGCCACCTCACCGCCCTGGTCACCACCCTGGTGGTGCCCTACGTGGTCTTCGAGTGGCTGATGGCCGCCTTCCGGGTCTACGTCGTCGGCCAGCCCAGCAGCATGGAGGTGCTGCAGCCGTTGTGGCTCAACCCGCACTGGCCGATGTGGTACCTGGTGGCGCTGGCGCTGTGGCGCCTGGCGACGCCGCTGCTGGTCCGGCACTGGCTGATGGTGCCGGCGGCGGTGGCCGTCAGCCTGGCCGCCGGGGAGGTGGACCTGGAGCTCCTCGACCTCAACCGGGTCCTGGGCCTGCTGCCGTTCTTCGTCATCGGCCTCCACCTCCCCCGCCGCGCCCTGGAGCTGCTGCAGGCCCGCTGGACCGGGCTCGCGGGCCTCGCCGTGCTGGCCGGCATCTGGTGGCTGGCGGCGCGCACCGACGACCACTGGAGCACCCAGTGGCTCTACTACCGCTCCTCCTACGACACGCTCGGGGCGTCGTGGGGCGAGGGCGCCGAGATCCGCGCCCAGCTCATCCTCGTCGGTCTCGCCGGCACCGCGGCGGTACTGACGCTGGTGCCCCGGCGCCGCTCCCTGCTGACCGCGGTGGGCACCTACACGATGGGCGTCTACCTGCTCCACGGCTTCGCGATCCGGTACGCCGGGGCTCAGGACGTCAGCCACTGGCTGCCCGGCAACGGCTGGACCTCGGTGGCGATCACGGTCGCCGCCGCGGTCGCCCTGGCCCTGTTCCTCGGCTGGCCGCCGGTGGCGCGGCGGCTGCTGTGGCTGGTCGACCCGGTCAACCAGCTGCTGTCGCTGCGCGGGCGAGCTCGCCGGGGACCGGCAGCCCCGGAGGACCGCTCGGCCCCCAGCTCGGGCTGAGCGCGGAGCGCGGCAGCTGGTCCAGGACCAGCGCCTCCCCGCGGTCGGGGGCGTGCCCGCCCAGGTGGGCGGGGTGCCACGGCGCGTGCTCACCGGCTCGGGGCTGGTGGTGGGGCAGCTCCTGGAGACCCTCCAGGAGCTCGGTCAGGCGCAGGCCCAGCTCGGTGGTACCGGCGACCAGGTCGGCGGCGGCGCCCAATGTGATCGGCTCGCCGAAGCAGACGTCGATCCGCCGTCCCCGGGTCAGGTCGGGGCCGGGCTCGACTCCCTCGACCGGGCGCCCCACAGAGTAGATCCGCTGGGAGCCCCACAGCGCGGTCGGCACGATCACCGCGCCCGTCTCGCGGGCCAGCGCCACGGTCCCCCGCATCAGCGAGCGCACCGTGAAGGAGTAGGAGATGCCGGCCTCGGGGAAGATCCCCACCGCCTCGCCCTCGCGCAGCAGCCGGCGTGCCCTCAGGTACGCCGCCGCCGGGGCGTCGCGGTCGACCGGGATGTGGCCCATCCGGTCCATCGGGTAGGCCAGGCCCGGGGTCTGCCAGACGTCGTGCCGGGACAGGAAGCGGGGGAAGCGGCCTCGCTCCCGCGCCGCCAGGCAGATGGGCAGCGAGTCGAGGTAGGAGACGTGGGTCGCGGCCAGGATCACCGGTCCCGTGGCCGGGACGTGCTCGAGGCCGCGCGTCTCGAGGGTCACGTCGAGGGCCCGGAGCGCGAGCCGCCCGAGCCCGAGCGCAGTGCGGTACCACCCCTCGTCCACAGGCGTCAGGGTAGTGCCGAAGCGCCGTCGGGTCCGGCGGTCAGGAGAACGGGGGGCGGGCGTCCCGGGCTAGCGAGCGCCGTCCCGCCCAGCGCCACAGCCGGGCGGAGCGGTCCCGGTCCTCCTCGGTGACCAGGTTGCCCATCCAGCGCAGCGCCAGGGTCATCAGCCAGTCCGAGCGCATGCCGGCCGGGCCGAGTGCGGCGACCACCTTGGGCACCGTGGCGATCCCGGCCAGCCGCCGGGCGATCGAGAAGGACTCGCCGTAGTGCTCGCGCAGCAGGGCGGGCCAGGCCTCGTGCAGGTCGTGGCCGCCCGCGATGGTGTCGACCACCAGGCGGCCGGTCTCCAGCCCGTAGTCGATGCCCTCGCCGTTGAGCGGGTTGACGCAGGCCGCGGCGTCACCGATCAGCGCCCAGTTGCGGCCGGCCACGTTGCTCACCGCCCCACCCATCGGGAGCAGCGCCGAGGCCTGGTCCCGCAGCTCGCCGGAGAGCTCGAACTCCTCGCGGCGCTGCTCACCGTAGAAGCGCATCAGGGGCTTGACCGCGATGTCGGCGGGGCGCTTGGCGGTCGCCAGGGTGCCCACTCCCAGGTTCACGGTGCCGTTGCCCAGGGGGAAGATCCAGCCGTAGCCGGAGAGCACCTGGCCCTGCTCGTCGCGCAGCTCCAGGTGCGAGGAGATCCAGGGATCCTCGGAGCGGCCCGAGGCGACGTAGGAGCGCCCCGCGACGCCGTACACGGTGTCGCGGTGCCACTCACGGCCCAGCATCTTGCCCAGGGGCGAGCGCACGCCGTCGGCGACCACGAGCCAGCGGCAGCGCACCTCGACGCGCTCGCCGCCGCGCTCCAGGACCACCGACGTCACCTTGTCCCCGTGGCGCACCACGTCGACCGCACGGGCGCCGTCGACGGCGGTCGCGCCGGACTTGATGGCGACGCTGCGCAGGTGGTCGTCCAGCTCGGTGCGCGCCACCGCGGAACCCCAGGAGGGCAGGGAGCCTCCCGGCACCTCCCACGGCAGGTGGAGGGTCTGGCCGAACCCGTGCGCGCGCAGCCCCTGGCTCACGGTGTGGGTGCGCAGCCAGTCCTCCAGACCCAGGCGCTGCAGCTCGCCGATGGCGCGGGGGGTGAGCCCGTCGCCACAGGTCTTGTCGCGCGGGAAGACCGCGGCGTCCACGAGCAGGGTCTCGAAGCCGGAGCGAGCCGCCCAGGAGGCGGCCGCGGAACCGGCGGGACCGGCACCGACGACGAGCACGTCGGTCTGGTCGGGGATCGGGTCGGGCACGGTCGGAATCCTCTCAGGAGCGTGGTTGCGGCCCAAACCCAGCACCTTCAGCGCACGGGGGCTCGACAGCAGCCGGAGTGAGGCGGCAGGTTGGGGGCTCGCGAATCGTCGAACTCGGAGGTCACGATGAAGCACCGGCCCAGCACCCGGCGCACCGCCGCCGCCACGCTCTCCCTCGGACTGTGCACCGCCGTGTGCACCGTGCTGGCCGCGCCGGCCCCGGCAGCCCCGGCCCCGGCCCCGGCGGCCCAGGGTTCCCGCACCGACACCAAGGTGCCCACCGCGGTGGGGCGCGGCGGCGCGGTCAGCACCGTCGACCCGGAGGCGACCCGCGCCGGGCTGCAGGTGCTCAAGGACGGCGGCAACGCGGTGGACGCGGCGGTGGCCGCAGCCGCGACCCTGGGCGTGACCGAGCCCTACAGCGCCGGCATCGGCGGGGGCGGCTACTTCGTGCTCTACGACGCGAAGTCCGGCAAGGTGCGCACCATCGACGGCCGCGAGACGGCGCCGGCCAAGATGCGCCGCGACGCCTTCATCGACCCCGCCACCGGCAAGCCGTGGAACTTCGCCCCGGAGCTGGTCACCAGCGGGGTGCGCGTCGGCGTGCCGGGCACGCTGGCCACCTGGGACAAGGCGCTGCGCAAGTGGGGCAGGTGGTCCCTGGGCGAGGCGCTGGCACCGGCCACCAAGGTCGCGCAGCGCGGCTTCATCGTGGACGAGACCTTCCACAACCAGACGACCGAGAACGCGGTCCGCTTCGGCGCGACCAAGGCCAGCAAGCGGCTGTGGCTGCCCGGCGGCTCGGCGCCCCGGGTCGGCTCGGTCTTCCGCAACCCCGACCTGGCCGCGACGTACCGCCAGATCGCCCGGGACGGCGTCTCGGCGTTCTACCAGGGGAAGATGGCCGGCGAGATCGTCCGCGCCGT containing:
- a CDS encoding hydroxyacid-oxoacid transhydrogenase, with the protein product MTEQVFTYAAPALKFGRGASTELAHDLGQLGARRVLLVTDAGVAATGHPARIAERLGAAGFDVTTYDQVHVEPTDASLEHAIAAARDAGPFDAIIAVGGGSSIDTAKAVNLLTTNPGELMDYLNAPIGKARAPEQPLLPLVAVPTTTGTGSESTTICVLDVLALQVKTGISHPALRPRLAVVDPDLTMTQPAAVTAAAGMDILCHALESWTARWYADFEAKAPEQRVPYCGANPVADMWASKALTLLAGSFRDAVRDGGDPHAREQMALAATFAGLGFGNAGVHIPHACAYPIAGRVRDFHPEGYPGQEPIVPHGMAVALTAPAAFAFTFDADPDRHLAAARMLDPTGRTEGPDALPSVLRTLMHDIGLPNGLAAVGYGAADVEELVAGALAQQRLLATAPKAVGEADLAQVFRESLELW
- a CDS encoding lysophospholipid acyltransferase family protein, with product MDEGWYRTALGLGRLALRALDVTLETRGLEHVPATGPVILAATHVSYLDSLPICLAARERGRFPRFLSRHDVWQTPGLAYPMDRMGHIPVDRDAPAAAYLRARRLLREGEAVGIFPEAGISYSFTVRSLMRGTVALARETGAVIVPTALWGSQRIYSVGRPVEGVEPGPDLTRGRRIDVCFGEPITLGAAADLVAGTTELGLRLTELLEGLQELPHHQPRAGEHAPWHPAHLGGHAPDRGEALVLDQLPRSALSPSWGPSGPPGLPVPGELARAATAAG
- a CDS encoding NUDIX domain-containing protein; the encoded protein is MDHGEAPVSALVREVAEECGVQCTVGPLLTVHDVHFSGTAPRGRFEDFHGVHLLFRAEVAPGAEPRVAETDGTTDAVAFVPLAQIKAGTVEVLDVVRHAVLAARAASQPD
- a CDS encoding acyltransferase family protein, with translation MPGRRDPWLDNAKAILVILVVVGHAIVLLPYGDPKSRVYDFLYYFHIPAFVLVSGYLSRTFAWTPRHLTALVTTLVVPYVVFEWLMAAFRVYVVGQPSSMEVLQPLWLNPHWPMWYLVALALWRLATPLLVRHWLMVPAAVAVSLAAGEVDLELLDLNRVLGLLPFFVIGLHLPRRALELLQARWTGLAGLAVLAGIWWLAARTDDHWSTQWLYYRSSYDTLGASWGEGAEIRAQLILVGLAGTAAVLTLVPRRRSLLTAVGTYTMGVYLLHGFAIRYAGAQDVSHWLPGNGWTSVAITVAAAVALALFLGWPPVARRLLWLVDPVNQLLSLRGRARRGPAAPEDRSAPSSG
- a CDS encoding geranylgeranyl reductase family protein → MPDPIPDQTDVLVVGAGPAGSAAASWAARSGFETLLVDAAVFPRDKTCGDGLTPRAIGELQRLGLEDWLRTHTVSQGLRAHGFGQTLHLPWEVPGGSLPSWGSAVARTELDDHLRSVAIKSGATAVDGARAVDVVRHGDKVTSVVLERGGERVEVRCRWLVVADGVRSPLGKMLGREWHRDTVYGVAGRSYVASGRSEDPWISSHLELRDEQGQVLSGYGWIFPLGNGTVNLGVGTLATAKRPADIAVKPLMRFYGEQRREEFELSGELRDQASALLPMGGAVSNVAGRNWALIGDAAACVNPLNGEGIDYGLETGRLVVDTIAGGHDLHEAWPALLREHYGESFSIARRLAGIATVPKVVAALGPAGMRSDWLMTLALRWMGNLVTEEDRDRSARLWRWAGRRSLARDARPPFS